The Amycolatopsis mongoliensis genome includes a window with the following:
- a CDS encoding putative Ig domain-containing protein: protein MLSAALSAAVGLLGTVAVAAPAQAAAACGDQVVGNGGFESGTAPWTQSSGVISAATAAEPAHGGTMDAWLDGYGSTHTDTLSQALTLPAGCASATLSWWAHVDTKETTTGTAYDKLVVQAGSDTLASYSNLDQNTGYVQRTVDVSRYLGQTVTLKITGTEDSSLATDFLLDDFSLTTTGTSNPQSPVVTSPGAQSSAVGQAVSLQVQATDPQNDALTWTATGLPAGLAIGASTGKITGTPTTAGTSSVTVTAKDPAGNSGSATFAWTVTAAPADSTRTPINPAYTVNLTSDTAGTTWTGHQSVSFTNGSATALPEVYLRLWDNYHGSCPTTPITVTNVTGGTASALSVNCTAMKITLPSPLAQGQSATIGFDLSIVVPSGADRFGHDGAYSMIGNALPVLAVRDGAGWHLDPYTNNGESFYTVISDFDVTLVHPTSLLTPATGTSTETTSGSTTTTHATAAKVRDFAWAAGPFAKITTTSGKGVRVNVYSVSGISTSSANQMLSLAADSIDVHSGRFGDYPYGEVDVVLDNNFWFGGMEYPGFVMDLVSTTALPHELAHQWFYGIVGDDEYNSPWLDESFTDYATDLYRGVTGSGCGITWQSSAEKLTNSMAYWDAHSSRYSTVVYNYGKCTLHDLRRLIGDTAMANLLKSYAQSHWYGVSTTAEFKAAAQAAAGSTDLTSFWASHRVEG, encoded by the coding sequence GTGCTTTCTGCTGCGCTCAGCGCCGCCGTGGGCCTGCTGGGCACAGTCGCCGTCGCCGCGCCGGCCCAAGCCGCCGCGGCCTGCGGCGACCAGGTCGTCGGCAACGGCGGGTTCGAGAGCGGCACCGCCCCGTGGACCCAGAGCAGTGGCGTGATCTCCGCCGCCACCGCCGCGGAACCCGCGCACGGCGGGACGATGGACGCCTGGCTGGACGGCTACGGCAGCACGCACACCGACACCCTGTCCCAGGCGCTGACGCTCCCCGCAGGCTGCGCTTCGGCGACGCTGTCGTGGTGGGCGCACGTCGACACCAAGGAGACGACGACCGGCACCGCCTACGACAAGCTGGTGGTGCAGGCGGGCTCCGACACCCTCGCGAGCTACTCGAACCTCGACCAGAACACCGGGTACGTCCAGCGCACCGTCGACGTGTCGCGGTACCTGGGCCAGACCGTGACGCTCAAGATCACCGGTACCGAGGACTCGAGCCTCGCGACCGACTTCCTCCTCGACGACTTCTCGCTGACCACGACCGGGACGAGCAACCCGCAGTCGCCGGTCGTGACCTCGCCGGGCGCCCAGTCGAGCGCCGTCGGCCAGGCCGTGTCGCTGCAGGTCCAGGCCACCGACCCGCAGAACGACGCGCTGACCTGGACCGCGACCGGCCTGCCCGCCGGGCTGGCGATCGGCGCGAGCACCGGCAAGATCACCGGCACGCCGACCACCGCCGGGACGTCCTCGGTGACCGTCACGGCGAAGGACCCGGCCGGCAACAGCGGCAGCGCCACCTTCGCGTGGACGGTCACGGCCGCGCCCGCGGACTCCACGCGCACGCCGATCAACCCGGCGTACACGGTGAACCTCACCTCGGACACCGCCGGCACCACCTGGACCGGGCACCAGAGCGTGAGCTTCACCAACGGCTCGGCGACCGCGCTGCCCGAGGTCTACCTGCGGCTTTGGGACAACTACCACGGCAGCTGCCCGACGACGCCGATCACGGTCACGAACGTCACCGGCGGCACCGCGTCCGCGCTCAGCGTCAACTGCACCGCCATGAAGATCACCCTCCCGAGCCCGCTGGCCCAGGGCCAGTCGGCGACCATCGGGTTCGACCTGAGCATCGTCGTGCCCAGCGGCGCCGACCGGTTCGGCCACGACGGCGCGTACAGCATGATCGGCAACGCGCTGCCGGTGCTCGCGGTCCGCGACGGCGCGGGCTGGCACCTCGACCCGTACACCAACAACGGCGAGTCGTTCTACACCGTGATCAGCGACTTCGACGTCACCCTGGTGCACCCGACGTCGCTGCTGACCCCGGCCACCGGCACGTCGACCGAGACGACCAGCGGCAGCACGACGACCACCCACGCGACCGCGGCGAAGGTCCGTGACTTCGCGTGGGCCGCCGGGCCGTTCGCGAAGATCACCACGACGTCCGGCAAGGGCGTGCGGGTCAACGTCTACTCGGTCAGCGGGATCTCCACGAGCAGCGCGAACCAGATGCTGAGCCTGGCCGCCGACTCCATCGACGTCCACTCGGGCCGCTTCGGCGACTACCCGTACGGCGAGGTGGACGTGGTGCTGGACAACAACTTCTGGTTCGGCGGCATGGAGTACCCGGGCTTCGTGATGGACCTCGTCTCGACCACGGCGCTCCCGCACGAGCTGGCGCACCAGTGGTTCTACGGGATCGTCGGCGACGACGAGTACAACTCCCCGTGGCTCGACGAGAGCTTCACCGACTACGCCACCGACCTCTACCGCGGGGTCACCGGCAGCGGCTGCGGCATCACGTGGCAGTCGAGCGCGGAGAAGCTGACCAACTCGATGGCCTACTGGGACGCGCATTCGTCCCGGTACTCGACCGTGGTCTACAACTACGGCAAGTGCACGCTGCACGACCTGCGGCGGCTGATCGGCGACACGGCGATGGCGAACCTGCTGAAGTCGTACGCCCAGTCGCACTGGTACGGCGTGTCCACCACGGCCGAGTTCAAGGCCGCGGCGCAGGCGGCGGCCGGATCGACCGACCTGACGTCGTTCTGGGCGTCGCACCGCGTGGAGGGCTGA